A stretch of the Nicotiana tabacum cultivar K326 chromosome 6, ASM71507v2, whole genome shotgun sequence genome encodes the following:
- the LOC107824264 gene encoding uncharacterized protein LOC107824264, which yields MAFRSATYLNSMVTHLKGSSSVNYATAATSKFKASSPVQLNATHVPKSRKGDFVPVCVALGMIGLSASFGLHTAMHQLRRAPNVHVKKSRRETLPEIVEPEHVAEDADKFISKSLFRKVAHIQDFSTSRVIPDPARGYVYTKKPGVVTLKTVGVDPN from the exons ATGGCTTTTAGATCAGCG ACTTATCTAAATTCCATGGTTACTCACTTAAAGGGAAGTTCCTCAGTAAATTATGCCACAGCAGCCACTTCAAAATTTAAGGCATCTTCACCCGTCCAACTTAACGCGACTCATGTGCCCAA GTCAAGAAAGGGAGACTTTGTGCCAGTGTGTGTGGCGCTAGGAATGATCGGACTATCGGCGAGTTTCGGGCTGCACACAGCGATGCATCAGCTGAGGCGAGCCCCTAATGTGCATGTAAAAAAATCAAGGAGGGAAACTCTGCCTGAGATAGTGGAGCCAGAACATGTTGCAGAAGATGCCGATAAATTCATTAGCAAATCTTTATTCCGTAAGGTGGCTCACATTCAGGATTTTTCTACTAGCCGTGTCATTCCTGATCCAGCTCGTGGCTACGTTTATACCAA GAAGCCGGGTGTAGTGACCTTGAAAACTGTTGGAGTGGATCCAAATTAA
- the LOC107824263 gene encoding uncharacterized protein LOC107824263 isoform X1, with the protein MAFRSSSLWKSMATRISGNPTFAKSNITKLRSYAATAEHPDTKPRGLKGEFFPVYVALGLIAMSVGFGVHTATHQLKRSPNVSVKKSRRETVPEVAEPDNVLNDSDSFIKKSFFRKVAHVQDFDNQSVMPDPMRGDVLAREPHSETLRSVGVDLNPKLQ; encoded by the exons ATGGCATTCAGGTCTTCG AGTTTGTGGAAATCTATGGCTACGCGTATTAGCGGAAATCCTACATTTGCAAAATCTAATATTACCAAATTGAGGTCATATGCCGCTACTGCTGAGCATCCAGACACTAAGCCAAG GGGACTGAAAGGAGAGTTCTTTCCCGTGTATGTAGCGCTGGGACTAATAGCAATGTCCGTGGGTTTTGGGGTACACACAGCCACGCATCAGCTGAAGCGTTCGCCTAACGTATCTGTGAAGAAATCAAGGAGGGAAACTGTACCAGAAGTGGCAGAACCGGACAATGTGTTGAATGATTCCGACAGTTTCATTAAAAAATCTTTTTTCAGAAAGGTGGCTCATGTTCAGGATTTTGATAATCAATCTGTCATGCCTGATCCTATGCGCGGGGATGTTCTAGCTAG GGAGCCTCACTCTGAGACGTTGAGATCTGTGGGAGTGGATCTGAATCCAAAATTGCAGTGA
- the LOC107824263 gene encoding uncharacterized protein LOC107824263 isoform X2, producing the protein MPLLLSIQTLSQGEYLGLKGEFFPVYVALGLIAMSVGFGVHTATHQLKRSPNVSVKKSRRETVPEVAEPDNVLNDSDSFIKKSFFRKVAHVQDFDNQSVMPDPMRGDVLAREPHSETLRSVGVDLNPKLQ; encoded by the exons ATGCCGCTACTGCTGAGCATCCAGACACTAAGCCAAGGTGAATATTT GGGACTGAAAGGAGAGTTCTTTCCCGTGTATGTAGCGCTGGGACTAATAGCAATGTCCGTGGGTTTTGGGGTACACACAGCCACGCATCAGCTGAAGCGTTCGCCTAACGTATCTGTGAAGAAATCAAGGAGGGAAACTGTACCAGAAGTGGCAGAACCGGACAATGTGTTGAATGATTCCGACAGTTTCATTAAAAAATCTTTTTTCAGAAAGGTGGCTCATGTTCAGGATTTTGATAATCAATCTGTCATGCCTGATCCTATGCGCGGGGATGTTCTAGCTAG GGAGCCTCACTCTGAGACGTTGAGATCTGTGGGAGTGGATCTGAATCCAAAATTGCAGTGA